In one Nicotiana tomentosiformis chromosome 6, ASM39032v3, whole genome shotgun sequence genomic region, the following are encoded:
- the LOC138893942 gene encoding uncharacterized protein, whose amino-acid sequence MARDMAVPWLVGDLGFKGSIFTWWNGRADEDFIFKRLDRCLANMEFQQTFPILEVTHLSKIGSDHSPMLLKCDFEAPPVKKSFRFLNFWVKHDTFKDVIRENWHADFSANPFILLNFKLKKLKKALSTWSKETYGDIFQKIVSLEEVVMVHERQFEANPTQLNRERLQKVQAELIRYLALEEEFWRQKSGMTWFKDADRKIKFFHAQVNGLRKGLHLKRIQSRLGNWIVEEDQIAEEAVNFIKDQLYDTVAPNTFGIIDHIPILVDMEQNAKLISQPTREEVKQAVFGLNGESAGGPDGFTGAFYHSCWDIIGEDIMQWFWHSSVENNY is encoded by the exons ATGGCTAGAGATATGGCTGTCCCATGGCTTGTGGGTG ATCTTGGCTTCAAGGGGAGTATTTTCACTTGGTGGAATGGAAGGGCAGATGAGGACTTCATTTTCAAAAGGCTCGATCGTTGTTTAGCTAATATGGAATTCCAGCAAACCTTCCCAATATTGGAAGTCACACATCTATCCAAGATTGGATCTGATCATAGTCCTATGCTATTGAAGTGTGATTTTGAAGCTCCTCCAGTTAAGAAATCTTTTAGGTTTCTTAATTTCTGGGTGAAACATGATACTTTTAAGGATGTCATTAGGGAGAATTGGCATGCTGATTTCAGTGCTAATCCTTTTATACTCTTAAATTTCAAATTAAAGAAGTTGAAGAAGGCATTGTCTACATGGAGTAAAGAAACTTATGGAGATATATTTCAAAAGATTGTGAGCTTGGAGGAAGTTGTTATGGTGCATGAAAGGCAGTTCGAAGCAAATCCTACACAGCTGAACAGGGAAAGGCTACAAAAAGTTCAAGCTGAACTGATTAGATACCTTGCACTGGAAGAGGAATTCTGGAGACAAAAGTCAGGTATGACATGGTTTAAGGATGCTGATAGGAAGATAAAGTTCTTTCATGCTCAAGTTAATGGTCTAAGAAAAGGATTGCATCTCAAGAGGATACAAAGCAGACTTGGCAACTGGATTGTGGAGGAAGATCAAATTGCAGAAGAAGCTGTCAATTTTATTAAGGACCAATTATATGACACTGTGGCTCCTAATACTTTTGGCATCATTGATCACATACCTATTTTAGTAGACATGGAGCAGAATGCAAAACTAATCAGTCAACCTACAAGAGAAGAGGTTAAACAGGCAGTTTTTGGCTTAAATGGGGAGAGTGCAGGAGGTCCAGATGGATTCACAGGTGCCTTTTATCATTCATGCTGGGATATCATTGGAGAGGACATTATGCAATGGTTTTGGCATTCTTCAGTGGAAAACAACTACTAA